From the Phyllopteryx taeniolatus isolate TA_2022b chromosome 16, UOR_Ptae_1.2, whole genome shotgun sequence genome, one window contains:
- the cln3 gene encoding battenin isoform X2: MERRLNTNPIQHFHTNDRFQLWRNWSGFWLIGLCNNFAYVVMLSAAQDILKKQQSENTTIFKPSLITLDTEFGNSSCYDCSSVSTAAVLLADILPTLIIKLSAPLVIHKVPHGFRILFCVIMAATSFLVVSFSSTVWMSIIGVIFASTSSGFGELTFLSLTVFYSRDVLGAWGSGTGGAGVVGALLYSSLTQVGLSPQVTLLIMLIIPVTMLISRAGTTVLLSFSSNITEDGRSGLLTLTEKLHVFKSLLPFVCVLGLVYYAEYFINQGLMELLYFRRFFLTHAEQYRWYQTFYQVGVFVSRSSLCCVKIRKLWGLALLQVLNAVLLLLEVCYKFLPSAWLVFAIVIYEGLLGGTAYVNTFYFISKETEDRQREFAMAAASVGDSVGIALAGLTAFPVHRYFCSL, encoded by the exons ATGGAGAGGCGTCTCAACACAAATCCGATTCAACACTTCCACACGAATG ATCGTTTTCAACTATGGCGCAATTGGAGCGGGTTTTG GCTCATTGGATTGTGCAACAACTTTGCATATGTGGTTATGCTCAGTGCTGCTCAAGACATCCTTAAAAAACAACAGTCCGAAAACACCACCATATTT aaacCCTCCTTAATTACACTGGATACAGAATTTGGCAACAGCAGTTGCTATGACTGCAGTTCTGTCTCAACCGCG gCTGTACTATTAGCTGACATACTCCCAACCCTCATCATTAAGCTGTCTGCTCCACTTGTTATCCACAAAGTGCCTCATGG ATTTCGAATCTTATTCTGTGTCATCATGGCTGCGACAAGTTTCCTTGTTGTTTCCTTCTCTTCAACTGTGTGGATGAGCATTATCG GTGTTATTTTTGCCAGTACCAGCTCAGGATTTGGAGAGTTAACCTTCCTTTCCCTCACAGTCTTCTATAGCAG GGATGTACTTGGGGCCTGGGGTTCAGGGACTGGTGGGGCTGGTGTTGTGGGAGCCCTCCTTTATTCAAGCCTGACTCAAGTTGGCCTTTCACCCCAGGTTACACTTTTAATCATGCTGATCATTCCAGTCACGATGCTGATTAG CAGGGCTGGGACCACCGTGTTGTTATCTTTCTCTTCCAATATAACAGAGGACGGGAGGTCTGGACTGCTCACTCTCACAGAGAAATTGCATGTCTTCAAA AGCCTGTTACCATTTGTCTGTGTCTTGGGACTAGTCTATTATGCTGAATACTTCATTAACCAGGGCTTG ATGGAGCTCCTGTATTTCCGAAGGTTTTTCCTCACCCATGCAGAGCAGTATCGCTG GTATCAGACATTTTATCAGGTTGGCGTGTTTGTCTCTCGATCCTCGCTTTGTTGTGTGAAGATCAGGAAACTCTGGGGCCTTGCTTTACTACAG GTGTTGAATGCAGTGCTGCTCTTGCTGGAAGTGTGTTACAAATTCCTGCCTAGTGCCTGGTTGGTGTTTGCAATCGTCATctatgagggtctgctgggtGGAACTGCATATGTTAACACCTTCTACTTCATTAGCAAAGAG ACCGAAGACCGACAGAGGGAGTTCGCTATGGCTGCTGCCAGCGTTGGAGACAGCGTGGGTATCGCTTTGGCTGGACTCACTGCTTTCCCTGTCCACAGATACTTCTGTTCCCTCTGA
- the cln3 gene encoding battenin isoform X3 — protein sequence MERRLNTNPIQHFHTNDRFQLWRNWSGFWLIGLCNNFAYVVMLSAAQDILKKQQSENTTIFKPSLITLDTEFGNSSCYDCSSVSTAAVLLADILPTLIIKLSAPLVIHKVPHGFRILFCVIMAATSFLVVSFSSTVWMSIIGVIFASTSSGFGELTFLSLTVFYSRDVLGAWGSGTGGAGVVGALLYSSLTQVGLSPQVTLLIMLIIPVTMLIRAGTTVLLSFSSNITEDGRSGLLTLTEKLHVFKSLLPFVCVLGLVYYAEYFINQGLMELLYFRRFFLTHAEQYRWYQTFYQVGVFVSRSSLCCVKIRKLWGLALLQVLNAVLLLLEVCYKFLPSAWLVFAIVIYEGLLGGTAYVNTFYFISKETEDRQREFAMAAASVGDSVGIALAGLTAFPVHRYFCSL from the exons ATGGAGAGGCGTCTCAACACAAATCCGATTCAACACTTCCACACGAATG ATCGTTTTCAACTATGGCGCAATTGGAGCGGGTTTTG GCTCATTGGATTGTGCAACAACTTTGCATATGTGGTTATGCTCAGTGCTGCTCAAGACATCCTTAAAAAACAACAGTCCGAAAACACCACCATATTT aaacCCTCCTTAATTACACTGGATACAGAATTTGGCAACAGCAGTTGCTATGACTGCAGTTCTGTCTCAACCGCG gCTGTACTATTAGCTGACATACTCCCAACCCTCATCATTAAGCTGTCTGCTCCACTTGTTATCCACAAAGTGCCTCATGG ATTTCGAATCTTATTCTGTGTCATCATGGCTGCGACAAGTTTCCTTGTTGTTTCCTTCTCTTCAACTGTGTGGATGAGCATTATCG GTGTTATTTTTGCCAGTACCAGCTCAGGATTTGGAGAGTTAACCTTCCTTTCCCTCACAGTCTTCTATAGCAG GGATGTACTTGGGGCCTGGGGTTCAGGGACTGGTGGGGCTGGTGTTGTGGGAGCCCTCCTTTATTCAAGCCTGACTCAAGTTGGCCTTTCACCCCAGGTTACACTTTTAATCATGCTGATCATTCCAGTCACGATGCTGATTAG GGCTGGGACCACCGTGTTGTTATCTTTCTCTTCCAATATAACAGAGGACGGGAGGTCTGGACTGCTCACTCTCACAGAGAAATTGCATGTCTTCAAA AGCCTGTTACCATTTGTCTGTGTCTTGGGACTAGTCTATTATGCTGAATACTTCATTAACCAGGGCTTG ATGGAGCTCCTGTATTTCCGAAGGTTTTTCCTCACCCATGCAGAGCAGTATCGCTG GTATCAGACATTTTATCAGGTTGGCGTGTTTGTCTCTCGATCCTCGCTTTGTTGTGTGAAGATCAGGAAACTCTGGGGCCTTGCTTTACTACAG GTGTTGAATGCAGTGCTGCTCTTGCTGGAAGTGTGTTACAAATTCCTGCCTAGTGCCTGGTTGGTGTTTGCAATCGTCATctatgagggtctgctgggtGGAACTGCATATGTTAACACCTTCTACTTCATTAGCAAAGAG ACCGAAGACCGACAGAGGGAGTTCGCTATGGCTGCTGCCAGCGTTGGAGACAGCGTGGGTATCGCTTTGGCTGGACTCACTGCTTTCCCTGTCCACAGATACTTCTGTTCCCTCTGA
- the coil gene encoding coilin has protein sequence MATRCSNHIRVRLHFDYPPPAVVDCRMCWLLVDLNTCRMVSDLESTIRDKFEFSRRSIISLFIEDCYLLHTESIYVVRDNDCLRVKVDCVSHLNGLSHHLNKPSENCKKRQRRNKEKNSGENVTCVEPMETKRKKKEILQGDTKKTPGVDTDNRKNKLSKKKKQKVEGNSLTATDQPEFLPLQNHKDHPSSKIKDIHQTKSQKTPSSDYCSVQDEVPNKTGTKTDSSIPAKVPHPSKVPSSSPAKICSSSSDTGSSDEDTTVDPKPKNNDLPDIRLRLNHKSCSKQSNCAQKNHSSVSVFPLDQIKMSQESCDINNGDKADLVNLQRTQQESLSNGVKNAPQDYGAMPLLAAPPQVGQKIAFKLLELTENYTPEVSEYKEGMIMSFDPITKQIELELLSASQAPFEPGKFDLVYQNSDGSEIVEYAVSRGSKVTEQWDSLLEPRLII, from the exons ATGGCTACGCGTTGTAGCAACCACATCCGCGTACGTTTGCACTTTGACTATCCGCCACCGGCAGTCGTGGATTGTCGCATGTGCTGGCTGCTTGTGGATTTAAACACATGTCGCATGGTGTCCGACCTGGAGAGCACCATCAGAGATAAATTTGAGTTCAGCCGTCGGAGCATTATCAGCCTCTTCATAGAGGATTGCTATCTACTCCACACGGAAAGCATTTATGTTGTACGGGATAACGACTGCCTCAG agTGAAGGTGGACTGTGTGTCCCACCTTAATGGGCTCAGCCACCATCTAAATAAACCAAGTGAAAACTGCAAAAAGAGACAGAGACgcaacaaggaaaaaaatagcGGCGAAAATGTAACATGTGTGGAACCAATGGAaacaaagaggaagaaaaaggagaTTCTGCAAGGCGATACCAAAAAGACACCTGGTGTGGACACGGACAATCGAAAAAATAAACtatcaaagaagaaaaagcagaAGGTAGAGGGAAATAGTCTGACAGCTACCGACCAACCAGAATTTCTTCCCCTCCAAAATCACAAAGACCACCCAAGCTCCAAGATTAAGGATATACACCAAACAAAATCGCAGAAGACCCCTTCTTCAGATTACTGTAGTGTGCAGGATGAAGTCCCCAACAAAACAGGAACCAAAACAGACTCTTCTATCCCTGCCAAAGTGCCTCATCCCTCAAAAGTACCAAGCAGCAGTCCTGCCAAGATTTGTTCCTCCTCCTCAGATACAGGCTCCTCGGATGAGGACACCACTGTGGATCCCAAGCctaaaaataatgatttacCCGACATTAGATTACGATTGAATCACAAGTCGTGTTCTAAACAATCAAACTGTGCACAGAAAAATCATTCAAGTGTGTCAGTATTCCCCCTTGACCAAATCAAAATGTCTCAGGAGTCTTGTGACATAAACAATGGGGACAAGGCAGATCTGGTTAACCTGCAGCGCACGCAACAAGAAAGTCTCAGT AACGGTGTTAAAAATGCTCCACAAGATTACGGTGCTATGCCCCTTCTAGCTGCCCCTCCACAAGTGGGACAGAAGATTGCATTTaag TTGCTGGAACTTACTGAGAATTATACACCAGAGGTGTCGGAATACAAG GAGGGTATGATTATGAGCTTTGACCCAATCACGAAACAGATTGAGCTGGAATTGCTTTCTGCTTCACAAG CCCCTTTTGAGCCTGGCAAGTTTGACCTGGTGTATCAGAACTCAGACGGATCCGAGATTGTGGAGTATGCTGTGTCCAGAGGATCCAAG GTAACAGAGCAGTGGGACTCTCTACTGGAACCAAGGCTTATTATTTAA
- the cln3 gene encoding battenin isoform X1, whose product MERRLNTNPIQHFHTNDRFQLWRNWSGFWLIGLCNNFAYVVMLSAAQDILKKQQSENTTIFKPSLITLDTEFGNSSCYDCSSVSTAAVLLADILPTLIIKLSAPLVIHKVPHGFRILFCVIMAATSFLVVSFSSTVWMSIIGVIFASTSSGFGELTFLSLTVFYSRDVLGAWGSGTGGAGVVGALLYSSLTQVGLSPQVTLLIMLIIPVTMLISYFFLLVPPPSFPQWKHGESDNGIETSEERERLMVGSQEEQETRSQEDGRSGLLTLTEKLHVFKSLLPFVCVLGLVYYAEYFINQGLMELLYFRRFFLTHAEQYRWYQTFYQVGVFVSRSSLCCVKIRKLWGLALLQVLNAVLLLLEVCYKFLPSAWLVFAIVIYEGLLGGTAYVNTFYFISKETEDRQREFAMAAASVGDSVGIALAGLTAFPVHRYFCSL is encoded by the exons ATGGAGAGGCGTCTCAACACAAATCCGATTCAACACTTCCACACGAATG ATCGTTTTCAACTATGGCGCAATTGGAGCGGGTTTTG GCTCATTGGATTGTGCAACAACTTTGCATATGTGGTTATGCTCAGTGCTGCTCAAGACATCCTTAAAAAACAACAGTCCGAAAACACCACCATATTT aaacCCTCCTTAATTACACTGGATACAGAATTTGGCAACAGCAGTTGCTATGACTGCAGTTCTGTCTCAACCGCG gCTGTACTATTAGCTGACATACTCCCAACCCTCATCATTAAGCTGTCTGCTCCACTTGTTATCCACAAAGTGCCTCATGG ATTTCGAATCTTATTCTGTGTCATCATGGCTGCGACAAGTTTCCTTGTTGTTTCCTTCTCTTCAACTGTGTGGATGAGCATTATCG GTGTTATTTTTGCCAGTACCAGCTCAGGATTTGGAGAGTTAACCTTCCTTTCCCTCACAGTCTTCTATAGCAG GGATGTACTTGGGGCCTGGGGTTCAGGGACTGGTGGGGCTGGTGTTGTGGGAGCCCTCCTTTATTCAAGCCTGACTCAAGTTGGCCTTTCACCCCAGGTTACACTTTTAATCATGCTGATCATTCCAGTCACGATGCTGATTAG CTATTTTTTCCTGCTGGTTCCACCACCTTCATTTCCTCAGTGGAAACATGGAGAAAGCGATAACGGCATTGAGACTTCTGAGGAGAGAGAGCGGCTAATGGTGGGATCCCAAGAAGAGCAGGAAACGCGTAGCCAAG AGGACGGGAGGTCTGGACTGCTCACTCTCACAGAGAAATTGCATGTCTTCAAA AGCCTGTTACCATTTGTCTGTGTCTTGGGACTAGTCTATTATGCTGAATACTTCATTAACCAGGGCTTG ATGGAGCTCCTGTATTTCCGAAGGTTTTTCCTCACCCATGCAGAGCAGTATCGCTG GTATCAGACATTTTATCAGGTTGGCGTGTTTGTCTCTCGATCCTCGCTTTGTTGTGTGAAGATCAGGAAACTCTGGGGCCTTGCTTTACTACAG GTGTTGAATGCAGTGCTGCTCTTGCTGGAAGTGTGTTACAAATTCCTGCCTAGTGCCTGGTTGGTGTTTGCAATCGTCATctatgagggtctgctgggtGGAACTGCATATGTTAACACCTTCTACTTCATTAGCAAAGAG ACCGAAGACCGACAGAGGGAGTTCGCTATGGCTGCTGCCAGCGTTGGAGACAGCGTGGGTATCGCTTTGGCTGGACTCACTGCTTTCCCTGTCCACAGATACTTCTGTTCCCTCTGA